The proteins below are encoded in one region of Arthrobacter sp. CJ23:
- a CDS encoding MFS transporter has protein sequence MSLQNTEVVAQEGEEKTGKDGVQRRTHVRWKLFLLLLVLVAVNYIDRGSISVALPIIQKEFNLAPELVGLLLSAFFWTYALMQIPVGWLIDKFGPRKVMTASCVGWGAATAASGFAGGFLSMFIARLGIGVTEAGVMPAGGKLNAIWMHKSERGRGATILDAGAPLGAGLGGILIAGLIASTGSWRTAFIIAGAATVLMGLAVWWYVRDNPRQHRGVNAAEADYIEASHAAEDAEAAAEGAKGKRALLPYLKFRSFWAMCFGWLGFNGVFYGLLTWGPLYLAQAKGFDLKTIGWSTFVIFGAGFVGEILGGHIADKWRNSGASANLVMRTLLGISSVVVVGGLVGVTIVADPTTAVVLLSVVMFFLRWVGLFWSIPSILGGRTNAGVLGGAMNFSGNIAGFVTPIVVGLIVGATGSYTWALLYFVGSAIIMGVSVLTLNYNKRLPV, from the coding sequence GTGTCTCTCCAAAACACTGAAGTAGTGGCCCAGGAAGGCGAAGAAAAAACCGGCAAGGACGGCGTGCAGCGACGCACCCATGTCCGCTGGAAACTCTTCCTCCTGCTCCTGGTCCTGGTCGCCGTCAACTACATCGACCGCGGCTCCATCTCCGTGGCCCTGCCCATCATCCAGAAGGAATTCAACCTCGCACCTGAGCTCGTCGGGCTCCTGCTCTCGGCCTTCTTCTGGACCTACGCCCTCATGCAGATCCCGGTCGGTTGGCTGATCGACAAGTTCGGTCCGCGCAAGGTCATGACGGCCTCCTGCGTGGGCTGGGGCGCCGCAACGGCCGCCTCGGGTTTTGCCGGCGGCTTCCTGAGCATGTTCATTGCCCGCCTGGGCATCGGCGTGACCGAGGCCGGCGTGATGCCGGCCGGCGGCAAGCTCAATGCCATCTGGATGCACAAGTCCGAACGCGGCCGTGGCGCCACCATCCTGGACGCCGGGGCTCCCCTCGGTGCCGGCCTGGGCGGCATCCTCATCGCCGGGCTCATCGCCTCGACGGGCAGCTGGCGCACTGCGTTCATCATCGCCGGCGCCGCCACGGTCCTCATGGGCCTGGCCGTCTGGTGGTACGTCCGGGACAACCCGCGCCAGCACCGCGGCGTCAACGCGGCCGAGGCCGACTACATCGAGGCTTCCCACGCCGCTGAGGACGCCGAAGCAGCGGCGGAAGGCGCCAAGGGCAAGCGCGCCCTGCTTCCGTACCTGAAGTTCCGCTCCTTCTGGGCCATGTGCTTCGGCTGGCTGGGCTTCAACGGCGTGTTCTACGGCCTGCTCACCTGGGGTCCGCTCTACCTCGCCCAGGCCAAGGGCTTCGACCTGAAGACCATCGGCTGGTCCACGTTCGTGATCTTCGGCGCCGGCTTCGTCGGCGAAATCCTTGGCGGCCACATCGCCGACAAGTGGCGCAACTCCGGCGCCTCGGCCAACTTGGTCATGCGCACGCTGCTGGGCATCTCCAGCGTCGTGGTGGTGGGCGGCCTGGTCGGTGTCACCATCGTGGCCGACCCCACGACGGCGGTTGTCCTGCTGTCCGTGGTCATGTTCTTCCTCCGCTGGGTGGGCCTCTTCTGGAGCATCCCCTCCATCCTGGGCGGCCGGACAAATGCCGGCGTCCTGGGCGGCGCCATGAACTTCAGCGGCAACATCGCGGGCTTCGTCACCCCGATTGTGGTTGGCCTGATTGTCGGGGCCACAGGCTCCTACACCTGGGCGCTGCTCTACTTTGTTGGGTCCGCGATCATCATGGGCGTTTCCGTGCTGACCCTGAACTACAACAAGCGACTCCCGGTCTAG
- a CDS encoding MFS transporter, which translates to MSINSRTQSTVSGSTPKGGENSMKRVVAASFVGTTLEYYDFFAYSTAASIVFPILFFPGSDPATGLLLALATYAVGYVVRPLGAAIFGHFGDKIGRKNVLVTTLLLMGLASAAVGLLPTYENIGVWAPILLVSLRFLQGIGIGGEWGGAALMVTESDKSGRRGFFGSLVQSAAPTGLLLATGIFTLMTSVLAKDAFLSWGWRIPFLISFLLVAIGLYIRMKLAESPVFEEAERKADEKKQDEVKAPILYVFTHYKKALALAVGARIGSDIAFYIFALFVLVYGTEHLGLPKSLALAASTVSAVAQMIAIPLFGALCDKVGRRPVMIGGAVAGIIYSFVFIAMLNSRDPFLVMIAPAIGLVIVAAMYAPVASFIPELFPTKVRYTGAAVGFQLAGVFGGGFAPLIAIQLITLTSTGFSVAGYLSAALLLMVYCVFVAKETSKIAMTDAGNKTAATTR; encoded by the coding sequence ATGTCGATCAACTCCCGAACCCAAAGCACCGTGTCCGGCTCCACGCCGAAAGGCGGCGAGAACTCAATGAAGAGGGTCGTCGCCGCGAGTTTCGTCGGAACCACCCTTGAGTACTACGACTTCTTCGCGTACAGCACCGCAGCCTCCATCGTCTTCCCCATCCTGTTCTTCCCCGGCTCGGACCCGGCCACCGGCCTGTTGCTGGCCCTGGCCACCTACGCTGTGGGCTACGTGGTCCGGCCGCTGGGCGCCGCGATCTTCGGCCACTTCGGCGACAAGATCGGCCGCAAGAACGTCCTGGTCACCACCCTGCTCCTGATGGGCCTGGCAAGTGCCGCCGTCGGCCTCCTGCCCACCTACGAGAACATCGGCGTCTGGGCCCCGATCCTGCTGGTCTCCCTGCGTTTCCTGCAGGGCATCGGCATCGGCGGCGAATGGGGCGGCGCCGCCCTCATGGTCACCGAATCGGACAAGAGCGGCCGCCGGGGCTTCTTCGGCAGCCTCGTGCAGAGCGCGGCCCCCACGGGCCTGCTCCTGGCCACCGGCATCTTCACGCTCATGACGTCCGTCCTTGCCAAGGACGCCTTCCTGTCCTGGGGCTGGCGCATCCCGTTCCTGATCAGCTTCCTGCTGGTTGCGATCGGCCTGTACATCCGCATGAAGCTCGCCGAATCCCCCGTCTTCGAAGAAGCCGAGAGGAAGGCCGACGAAAAGAAGCAGGACGAGGTCAAGGCCCCGATCCTCTACGTCTTCACGCACTACAAGAAGGCCCTGGCCCTGGCCGTCGGAGCCCGCATCGGCAGCGACATCGCGTTCTACATCTTCGCCCTGTTCGTCCTCGTCTACGGCACCGAACACCTCGGCCTGCCCAAGAGCCTGGCCCTTGCAGCCTCCACCGTTTCCGCCGTCGCACAGATGATCGCCATCCCGCTGTTCGGTGCGCTCTGCGACAAGGTGGGCCGCCGCCCGGTGATGATCGGCGGTGCCGTAGCCGGCATCATCTACAGCTTCGTGTTCATCGCGATGCTCAATTCCAGGGATCCGTTCCTGGTGATGATCGCCCCCGCCATCGGCCTGGTGATCGTGGCCGCAATGTACGCCCCCGTGGCATCGTTCATCCCCGAGCTGTTCCCTACCAAGGTCCGCTACACCGGCGCGGCCGTCGGCTTCCAGCTCGCGGGCGTCTTCGGCGGCGGTTTCGCCCCGTTGATCGCCATCCAGCTGATCACCCTCACCAGCACCGGCTTCTCCGTGGCCGGGTACCTGTCCGCGGCCTTGCTGCTCATGGTCTACTGCGTCTTTGTCGCCAAGGAAACATCCAAGATCGCCATGACCGACGCCGGCAACAAGACCGCTGCCACCACCCGATAG
- a CDS encoding amidase, producing MNNTALPSAVPGIEQLTSLSMTEWARALREGQLTAVECLELHLERIAQENPRLNAVVTLNPRARQEAEAADAAAAEGRFLGPLHGVPFTVKDTLATKGLRSTAGSPLLGDYVPEQSATAVRRLQEAGAVLLGKANCSEFAVETHSRNPLFGDTWNPWDTSLTSGGSTGGDSAAVASGMSAFGLGTDFGGSIRWPAHCTGIASLRPTAGLVPETGLLPYVPPADGSIPAPNSMSALHRLGTVAWLARSVEDLDVLLGILAGPDGVDPSTVPVPLGGPVETLAGITAAWFEDEGTHPVRNDLVAAVRSAAQALEGLGVAVTHGRPPGLERAAAAFVALRTAEGMPDVVELATGREDELGGHLHGLLGAPATVVEYRKAAAERDAIRAQVLGFMEEHNILLLPVASVPASDPRNESLTVDGKDIPWTELGSCCRAISILGFPVVVVPCGLSEEGLPAGIQVVGRPYRDREVLAVAAALEQAFGRLSPPPFGSRPVD from the coding sequence ATGAACAACACCGCCCTGCCTTCCGCAGTACCCGGCATCGAGCAGTTGACCAGCCTGTCCATGACCGAATGGGCTCGCGCCCTGCGGGAGGGCCAGCTGACCGCCGTCGAATGCCTGGAACTGCACCTCGAACGGATCGCCCAGGAGAACCCCCGCCTGAACGCGGTGGTCACCCTCAACCCGCGGGCGCGGCAGGAGGCCGAGGCAGCCGACGCCGCCGCGGCCGAGGGCCGGTTCCTTGGCCCGCTGCACGGGGTCCCGTTCACGGTGAAGGACACGCTCGCCACCAAGGGTTTGCGCTCGACGGCGGGAAGCCCCCTTCTGGGGGACTACGTTCCTGAGCAGTCCGCGACGGCGGTCCGCCGCCTGCAGGAGGCAGGTGCGGTGTTGTTGGGCAAGGCAAATTGCTCGGAATTCGCGGTGGAAACGCACAGCCGCAACCCGCTCTTCGGTGACACCTGGAATCCCTGGGACACCAGCCTCACCTCCGGCGGGTCCACGGGCGGGGACAGCGCGGCCGTGGCCTCGGGCATGAGCGCCTTCGGGCTCGGCACCGACTTTGGCGGTTCCATCCGCTGGCCGGCCCATTGCACAGGCATCGCCAGCCTGCGCCCCACCGCGGGGCTGGTCCCGGAGACCGGGCTGCTGCCCTATGTTCCGCCGGCGGACGGGAGCATTCCCGCCCCAAACTCGATGTCCGCCCTGCACCGGCTGGGCACCGTGGCGTGGCTGGCCCGCAGCGTGGAGGACCTCGATGTCTTGCTCGGCATCCTCGCCGGGCCGGACGGCGTCGATCCTTCTACGGTCCCGGTGCCACTGGGCGGTCCCGTGGAAACCCTGGCCGGCATCACCGCGGCATGGTTCGAAGATGAGGGCACCCACCCCGTCCGGAACGACCTCGTGGCTGCCGTCCGCTCCGCCGCGCAGGCCCTCGAGGGCCTCGGCGTAGCGGTGACGCATGGCCGGCCGCCGGGCCTCGAGCGGGCAGCAGCTGCCTTCGTGGCCCTGCGCACGGCCGAGGGAATGCCCGACGTCGTGGAGCTTGCCACCGGCCGCGAGGATGAACTGGGCGGGCACCTCCATGGCTTGCTGGGAGCCCCCGCCACCGTCGTCGAGTACCGCAAGGCCGCCGCGGAACGCGACGCCATCCGCGCCCAGGTTCTGGGGTTCATGGAGGAGCACAACATCCTCCTCCTCCCGGTGGCGAGCGTGCCGGCGTCGGACCCCCGGAACGAAAGCCTCACCGTCGACGGCAAGGACATTCCCTGGACCGAGCTCGGGTCCTGCTGCCGGGCCATCAGCATCCTTGGGTTCCCGGTGGTGGTGGTACCTTGCGGCCTGTCCGAGGAGGGACTGCCGGCCGGCATCCAAGTGGTGGGCCGCCCCTACCGCGACCGCGAAGTACTTGCCGTCGCGGCGGCCCTTGAACAGGCCTTTGGCCGACTCAGCCCGCCGCCATTCGGCTCCCGGCCAGTGGACTGA
- a CDS encoding GntR family transcriptional regulator — protein sequence MLAAPETPNTDRPLREAVRDTLRTRIFDGHYAPGTRLVERDLAAEFNVSRLPVREALRMLRQEGLIRDRASRGMEVSGLSAKDVEDLFDVRQSLEVLACRLAAARATAADLEQLQGLLDEADRCLAKGSILEAHRANSEFHDAITRIANNDFLRSALEPLQGRMHWLFRHVSDLPELIQEHRDLYAAIASGDPERAAAQSASHIGKYREQFPEDSPTAELTLQRKRT from the coding sequence ATGCTGGCCGCACCTGAGACACCCAACACGGACCGCCCCCTCCGGGAAGCCGTGCGCGATACCCTCCGCACCAGGATCTTCGACGGACACTATGCGCCCGGTACCCGGCTCGTGGAACGGGACCTTGCCGCGGAATTCAACGTCTCCCGGCTCCCCGTCAGGGAAGCCCTCCGGATGCTCCGCCAGGAAGGCCTGATCCGCGACCGCGCCTCCCGCGGCATGGAGGTCAGCGGACTGAGCGCCAAGGACGTCGAGGACCTCTTCGACGTCCGCCAGTCCCTCGAGGTCCTCGCCTGCCGGCTGGCCGCCGCCCGCGCCACGGCCGCGGACCTGGAACAGCTCCAGGGCCTGCTGGACGAGGCCGACCGCTGCCTGGCCAAGGGATCAATCCTGGAAGCCCACCGCGCCAACAGCGAATTCCACGACGCCATCACCCGCATCGCCAACAACGACTTTCTCCGCTCCGCGCTCGAACCCCTCCAAGGCCGCATGCACTGGCTCTTCCGCCACGTCAGCGACCTCCCCGAATTGATCCAGGAACACCGCGACCTCTACGCCGCCATCGCCAGCGGCGACCCGGAACGCGCCGCCGCCCAATCGGCGTCGCACATCGGCAAGTACCGCGAACAGTTCCCCGAAGACTCCCCCACCGCCGAACTCACCCTCCAACGGAAACGAACATGA
- a CDS encoding aspartate/glutamate racemase family protein: MKLLVINPNISDDVTALIEAEALRSAGPDTELTVRTAAHGVEYIETRFESLIAAGAVAEIIAEYHGQVDGVVVAAFGDPGMPALKELVDAPVIGITEAALCAAALQGQRFSIIAISDRITAWYRDCVEHFGLGGRLASIRSINQSLNSIGSVQADFKETLLALSRQAVAEDGADVVILAGAPLAGLARELEGQIPVPVVDGISAGIRMTEAVVALQSGFHRQGAFAPPPVKRRRGLSENLDAALAAAQANVTAPAARPATRK; encoded by the coding sequence ATGAAACTCCTCGTCATCAACCCCAACATCAGCGACGACGTCACCGCGCTGATCGAGGCCGAAGCCCTGCGCTCGGCCGGACCGGACACCGAACTGACCGTGCGCACCGCAGCGCACGGCGTGGAATACATCGAGACCCGCTTCGAGTCGCTCATTGCGGCCGGCGCCGTCGCCGAAATCATCGCCGAATATCACGGCCAGGTGGACGGCGTCGTCGTGGCCGCTTTCGGCGATCCCGGCATGCCGGCCCTCAAGGAGCTGGTGGATGCGCCGGTCATCGGCATCACCGAGGCCGCCCTCTGCGCCGCCGCCCTGCAGGGCCAGCGCTTTTCCATCATCGCCATCTCGGACCGCATCACCGCCTGGTACCGGGACTGCGTTGAGCACTTCGGCCTCGGCGGCCGGCTCGCCTCGATCCGGTCCATCAACCAGAGCCTGAACTCGATCGGCTCCGTGCAGGCCGACTTTAAGGAAACCCTCCTGGCACTCAGCCGGCAGGCGGTCGCGGAGGACGGCGCCGACGTCGTGATCCTGGCAGGTGCCCCGCTGGCCGGGCTGGCCCGCGAACTTGAGGGACAGATCCCCGTTCCCGTGGTTGACGGCATCTCCGCCGGCATCCGGATGACCGAAGCCGTGGTGGCCCTGCAGTCCGGCTTCCACCGCCAGGGCGCCTTTGCCCCGCCGCCCGTCAAGCGCCGCCGCGGACTGTCCGAGAACCTCGACGCCGCCCTGGCCGCCGCGCAGGCCAACGTCACCGCCCCGGCCGCACGGCCCGCCACCCGGAAGTAG
- a CDS encoding amidohydrolase family protein, whose protein sequence is MSHTPDLVIAHGTVVNSFGRQAAHVVVDGGRITQLIDAAEPVPAAARTVDASGRLVIPGGVDGHCHVAQVTGRFRTLDDYRTTSTAALWGGTTTIIDFGIPRDAQETPLDAVLNKKRLAAESRCDVALHGSVVSWDETVPWQLEQLAAEGVRSVKMYTTNRGSTMADGDTILKVMREMVRLDGLTYIHAEHDPIIADCTEQHAADGRIGIEHLHRTRPELAEEISVKETLAMAEYTGAPVYFVHQSTPGAVDLVTEARRRGQEAYSETCPHYLTLDDTVYGSAFPEWYACCPPMRSAETVAALKDRLAAGAIHTVASDHSCYDLSQKRERTDDVRYMPHGLPGVETRMPVTFTALASAGGSVEDFVEVFSAGPARINALPRKGAIVEGFDADLVVFDPAAEHVVDGGALHMGTDFSPFEGKTLNGWPAVVVSAGRVVVDEGGFQDPGPVGRFVARNGFTEHRDALSPLTPAAPATVAPAVDPAFTR, encoded by the coding sequence ATGTCCCACACCCCAGATCTCGTCATCGCCCACGGCACCGTGGTCAATAGCTTCGGCCGGCAGGCCGCGCACGTAGTGGTCGACGGCGGCCGCATCACCCAGCTCATCGACGCCGCCGAGCCCGTCCCTGCGGCAGCCCGCACGGTGGACGCCAGCGGCCGGCTGGTGATTCCGGGCGGCGTGGACGGCCACTGCCACGTGGCCCAGGTGACCGGCCGCTTCCGCACCCTGGACGACTACCGCACCACCTCCACGGCAGCGCTGTGGGGCGGCACCACCACCATCATCGATTTCGGCATCCCCCGCGACGCGCAGGAAACCCCGCTGGACGCCGTCCTGAACAAGAAGCGCCTGGCCGCCGAATCGCGCTGCGACGTGGCACTGCACGGCTCCGTGGTCAGCTGGGACGAGACCGTGCCGTGGCAGCTGGAGCAGCTCGCCGCGGAGGGTGTGCGCTCCGTGAAGATGTACACCACCAACCGCGGCTCCACCATGGCCGACGGGGACACCATCCTCAAGGTCATGCGCGAAATGGTCCGCCTGGACGGCCTCACCTACATCCATGCGGAGCACGACCCCATCATTGCCGACTGCACCGAGCAGCACGCAGCGGACGGCCGCATCGGGATCGAACACCTGCACCGCACCCGGCCCGAGCTGGCCGAGGAAATCTCCGTCAAGGAAACCCTCGCCATGGCCGAATACACCGGGGCCCCCGTGTACTTCGTGCACCAGTCGACGCCCGGCGCCGTGGACCTGGTCACCGAGGCCCGCCGGCGCGGCCAGGAAGCCTACTCCGAGACCTGCCCGCACTACCTGACCTTGGACGACACCGTCTACGGCAGCGCCTTCCCCGAGTGGTACGCCTGCTGCCCGCCCATGCGCAGCGCCGAAACCGTGGCCGCCCTCAAGGACCGCCTCGCGGCCGGGGCCATCCACACGGTGGCCTCGGACCACTCCTGCTACGACCTCTCGCAGAAGCGCGAGCGCACGGACGACGTCCGCTACATGCCGCATGGCCTCCCCGGCGTCGAGACCCGCATGCCGGTGACCTTCACCGCACTGGCCTCGGCCGGCGGCTCCGTGGAGGACTTCGTGGAGGTCTTCTCCGCGGGCCCGGCCCGGATCAACGCACTGCCGCGCAAGGGCGCCATCGTGGAAGGCTTCGACGCCGACCTGGTCGTTTTCGATCCCGCTGCAGAACACGTCGTCGACGGCGGTGCGCTGCACATGGGCACTGATTTCTCGCCGTTCGAGGGGAAGACGCTGAACGGCTGGCCCGCCGTCGTCGTCTCCGCCGGGCGCGTGGTGGTGGACGAGGGCGGGTTCCAGGATCCCGGCCCCGTGGGCCGCTTCGTGGCCCGCAACGGCTTCACCGAACACCGCGATGCCCTGTCTCCGCTGACCCCGGCAGCGCCCGCCACTGTTGCGCCCGCCGTCGATCCCGCTTTCACCCGCTAG
- a CDS encoding aspartate/glutamate racemase family protein → MPSANRPIRIGMIVPSSNTCLEPQSYRILGDRRDVTLHFTRINVTRIALDDSSDKQFDAAGMRAAAELLATSDVDVIAWNGTSGSWLGASHDEELVREITEATGIPATTSTLAYLEAFAAFGTERIGLFTPYTGDVNEAVIESYARHGVKTIDHRHLDLSDNESFASVTDAEMLPGSLELAASTPDALVYLCTNLYGANITAEVEEKTGVPVLDSVAVTLWHCLKLAGAPLLAPRWGRLLADRS, encoded by the coding sequence ATGCCTTCCGCCAACCGCCCCATCCGCATCGGCATGATCGTGCCGTCCTCCAACACCTGCCTGGAGCCGCAGAGCTACCGGATCCTGGGTGACCGCCGCGACGTCACGCTGCACTTCACCCGCATCAACGTCACCCGCATCGCACTGGATGATTCCTCGGACAAGCAGTTCGACGCCGCCGGGATGCGCGCCGCCGCGGAACTGCTCGCGACCTCGGACGTGGACGTGATCGCCTGGAACGGCACCTCCGGCTCGTGGCTTGGCGCCTCCCATGACGAGGAGCTGGTCCGCGAGATCACCGAGGCCACCGGCATCCCCGCCACCACCTCCACGCTGGCCTACCTGGAGGCCTTTGCTGCCTTCGGAACCGAGCGGATCGGGCTGTTCACGCCCTACACGGGTGATGTCAACGAGGCCGTGATCGAGTCGTATGCGCGCCACGGAGTGAAGACGATCGACCACCGGCACCTGGACCTGAGCGACAACGAGTCCTTCGCCTCGGTCACGGACGCCGAGATGCTGCCGGGCTCGCTGGAACTCGCGGCCTCCACCCCGGATGCCCTGGTCTACCTGTGCACCAACCTGTACGGCGCCAACATCACGGCCGAGGTGGAGGAGAAGACCGGCGTGCCGGTGCTCGACTCCGTGGCCGTGACCCTGTGGCACTGTTTGAAACTTGCCGGCGCCCCCTTGCTCGCACCAAGGTGGGGCCGGTTGCTGGCAGACCGGTCCTAA